A single window of Streptomyces griseoviridis DNA harbors:
- a CDS encoding MFS transporter yields MMATTLAGAGPRLWAPARHRSFRLLWTGQSLSLLGDGFSVVAFSWITLGLTGSTLTLGYVLAFQAVPRALLTLVGGSLGDSWSTRTLMVASSWTRSALMAAVGLAGLSGHLTVWMLCAAAAAFGAVDAFFQPARVSILPSVVDDDLLTPANALLGAGARTAAVIGPAVGGAVIAMTRAPVAFLVDAVCFALCGWCVSRIRTRPAPAPAAAPEAGPAERTTLGSRIREGVTYTLRDPRLRTIVALDTAVNFCYAGPFTVGFAALADDVLRGGSATLGILNGALAGGALLGTLVGGAVGGRPRVGLLVAALAGWLGAGMAVLGLVHSTPAVVATVLAMGFAIGFQGVFGLSWIQRNIPKDVLSRVISVDMVLGYAAAPLSLIACGALAGSGMSALFGPVAVVLALTGLAVLGSRAVRAMR; encoded by the coding sequence ATGATGGCCACCACCCTCGCCGGAGCCGGTCCGCGCCTGTGGGCACCCGCCCGGCACCGGTCGTTCCGGCTCCTGTGGACGGGACAGTCGCTGTCCCTGCTCGGCGACGGCTTCAGCGTCGTCGCGTTCTCCTGGATCACCCTCGGCCTGACCGGGTCCACCCTCACCCTCGGCTACGTCCTCGCCTTCCAGGCGGTACCCCGCGCGCTGCTCACCCTGGTCGGCGGCAGCCTCGGCGACTCCTGGTCGACCCGCACCCTCATGGTCGCCTCGAGCTGGACCAGATCGGCGCTGATGGCGGCCGTCGGGTTGGCCGGCCTGAGCGGACACCTGACGGTGTGGATGCTGTGCGCCGCCGCCGCCGCGTTCGGCGCGGTCGACGCCTTCTTCCAGCCCGCCCGCGTCTCCATCCTGCCCTCCGTCGTCGACGACGACCTCCTCACCCCCGCCAACGCGCTGCTCGGCGCGGGCGCCAGGACCGCCGCCGTGATCGGCCCGGCCGTCGGCGGCGCGGTCATCGCCATGACCAGGGCTCCGGTCGCCTTCCTCGTCGACGCCGTCTGCTTCGCCCTCTGCGGCTGGTGCGTCTCCCGCATCCGCACCCGCCCCGCGCCCGCCCCCGCCGCCGCGCCCGAGGCGGGACCCGCGGAACGCACCACCCTCGGCTCCCGCATCCGCGAGGGCGTCACCTACACCCTGCGCGACCCCCGGCTGCGGACCATCGTCGCCCTCGACACCGCCGTCAACTTCTGCTACGCCGGGCCGTTCACGGTCGGGTTCGCCGCCCTCGCCGACGACGTGCTGCGCGGCGGCTCCGCCACCCTCGGCATCCTCAACGGCGCCCTCGCGGGCGGCGCCCTGCTCGGCACCCTGGTGGGCGGCGCCGTCGGCGGCAGGCCACGGGTCGGCCTGCTGGTCGCGGCGCTGGCCGGCTGGCTCGGCGCCGGGATGGCCGTCCTCGGCCTGGTGCACAGCACCCCGGCGGTGGTGGCCACCGTCCTCGCCATGGGCTTCGCCATCGGCTTCCAGGGCGTGTTCGGGCTCAGCTGGATCCAGCGCAACATCCCGAAGGACGTGCTCAGCCGGGTCATCTCCGTCGACATGGTCCTCGGCTACGCGGCGGCCCCGCTCTCCCTGATCGCCTGCGGCGCCCTGGCGGGGAGCGGCATGTCCGCCCTGTTCGGCCCGGTCGCCGTGGTGCTCGCCCTGACCGGGCTCGCGGTGCTCGGGTCGCGGGCGGTGCGCGCGATGCGGTGA
- a CDS encoding helix-turn-helix transcriptional regulator, translating to MRSHAPSLVGRDPQLTVLERAMTDARQGNGGVVFLVGEAGVGKSRLAAEAVGGALGSGMRVLRGRSSTTGPAVPFRPLTEALMSLFRGGEPMDDLALGPYRPVLGRLIPDWDTGERESSSMVILGEAVLRLLIAAGRGQGQLLLLEDLHDADPETLGVLEYLVDNLEYTPVLLLATVRTDFSDALDLAQSARRRGVAGLLDLQPLSRPQVHEMIRAQLGAEGPDDVPAEVMERLWEDSAGSPYLVEELLQSMIGAGTLVQGPDGWRAVGDLRRDVSSALARGILRRIDRLGAQGLTLLSAAAVLGRRFPLTVLQRMTGVDDRALLSHLHAGVAARLVLPDEPAPDWYSFRHSLTVEALFTQMTPGQRADLARRGAEAVEELHPDLGGDWCALAAGLREAAGDRVEAGLLFADAGGRALVAGALGSAVTLLSRAESLLGDADDPQARAGVLENLLPALAEAGDFARAFDLADDLHALGGAGLSPVRLATLHTRLAKVAHTAGRWTDGNRQIVRAREVLATSPDEATAAAVDVTAAYLALDTPGADRTQHAEKLARSAADTAERHALPVVACQARELLATVARERDPEESQAMLEQALATAERHRLPLQRMYAATRMGGNAWLAEGDTSGLLAAREEALRLGSVNIVHTVDGILVLDAVLRGDHEGAAAAAADCLAVVRRLRLAPAVRYVLMAQAVLAAHRADRAGMEATLAAFTEWDGAGSQEEPLGLGLARAFCGLLEEDRDLARAELRTLVALEAGNPSTYHLSGTHGLVLLLDVLAGDADRARHEEVTATAVARMRWNRQFVLLSDAVLLGREGAGARAAAAVESALTVAEPYPLAQHLGLRLIADAAHQDGWGDPVGWLRRAEHYFHERDIAAVSGACRAGLRRLGAPVHQHRSGTTGIPEELRAQGVTVREFEVFLLLAERLGNKDIADRLFISPRTAEKHIASLITKTGAANRADLCARSAALRAA from the coding sequence ATGCGTTCCCATGCGCCTTCCCTGGTCGGGCGGGACCCCCAACTCACCGTCCTCGAACGCGCCATGACCGACGCCCGCCAGGGCAACGGCGGTGTCGTCTTCCTGGTGGGCGAGGCAGGCGTCGGCAAGTCGCGGCTCGCGGCGGAGGCCGTCGGCGGCGCGCTCGGCTCCGGGATGCGGGTCCTGCGCGGCCGCAGCAGCACCACGGGACCCGCCGTGCCGTTCCGCCCCCTCACCGAGGCGCTGATGTCGCTGTTCCGGGGCGGCGAGCCGATGGACGACCTGGCGCTCGGCCCCTACCGTCCGGTGCTCGGGCGACTGATACCCGACTGGGACACCGGGGAGCGCGAGAGCAGCTCCATGGTCATCCTGGGCGAGGCGGTGCTGCGGCTGCTGATCGCCGCCGGGCGCGGCCAGGGCCAACTGCTGCTCCTGGAGGACCTGCACGACGCCGACCCCGAGACGCTCGGCGTCCTGGAGTACCTGGTCGACAACCTGGAGTACACGCCGGTCCTGCTGCTGGCCACGGTGCGCACCGACTTCAGCGACGCCCTCGACCTCGCGCAGTCCGCCCGCCGCCGGGGCGTCGCGGGACTGCTCGACCTCCAGCCGCTGTCCAGACCGCAGGTGCACGAGATGATCCGCGCCCAACTGGGCGCCGAGGGACCCGACGACGTCCCCGCCGAGGTCATGGAACGGCTGTGGGAGGACAGCGCGGGCAGCCCCTACCTGGTGGAGGAGCTGCTCCAGTCCATGATCGGGGCCGGCACCCTGGTGCAGGGCCCGGACGGCTGGCGGGCCGTCGGCGATCTGCGCCGTGACGTTTCCTCAGCGCTGGCGCGCGGCATCCTGCGCCGCATCGACCGGCTCGGCGCCCAGGGCCTGACCCTGCTGTCGGCCGCCGCCGTGCTGGGCCGCCGCTTCCCGCTCACCGTCCTGCAGCGCATGACCGGCGTCGACGACCGGGCGCTGCTCAGCCATCTGCACGCGGGAGTGGCCGCCCGGCTGGTGCTCCCCGACGAGCCGGCGCCCGACTGGTACTCCTTCCGGCACTCCCTCACCGTGGAGGCCCTGTTCACCCAGATGACACCCGGTCAGCGGGCCGATCTGGCGCGGCGGGGCGCCGAGGCGGTCGAGGAGCTCCACCCCGACCTCGGCGGCGACTGGTGCGCGCTCGCCGCCGGACTGCGCGAGGCCGCGGGGGACCGGGTCGAGGCCGGGCTGCTGTTCGCGGACGCGGGCGGCCGGGCGCTGGTCGCGGGCGCGCTCGGCTCGGCCGTGACCCTGCTCAGCCGCGCCGAGAGCCTCCTCGGCGACGCCGACGACCCGCAGGCGCGGGCCGGTGTGCTGGAGAACCTGCTGCCCGCGCTCGCCGAGGCCGGCGACTTCGCGCGCGCCTTCGACCTCGCCGACGACCTGCACGCGCTGGGCGGCGCGGGACTGAGCCCGGTCCGGCTGGCCACGCTGCACACCCGGCTCGCCAAGGTCGCCCACACGGCGGGGCGCTGGACCGACGGCAACCGGCAGATCGTCCGGGCCCGCGAGGTGCTGGCGACCTCGCCCGACGAGGCGACCGCCGCCGCCGTCGATGTCACGGCCGCCTATCTCGCCCTCGACACCCCCGGCGCCGACCGCACCCAGCACGCCGAGAAGCTGGCCAGGTCCGCCGCCGACACCGCCGAACGGCACGCGCTGCCGGTCGTCGCCTGCCAGGCAAGGGAGCTGCTCGCCACCGTGGCGCGGGAGCGGGACCCGGAGGAGTCGCAGGCGATGCTGGAACAGGCGCTCGCCACCGCGGAACGCCACCGGCTGCCGCTCCAGCGGATGTACGCGGCCACCCGCATGGGCGGCAACGCGTGGCTCGCCGAGGGCGACACCTCGGGGCTGCTCGCGGCCCGCGAGGAGGCGCTGCGGCTCGGCTCGGTCAACATCGTGCACACCGTGGACGGCATCCTGGTGCTGGACGCGGTGCTGCGCGGGGACCACGAGGGCGCGGCGGCGGCCGCCGCCGACTGCCTGGCCGTGGTGCGCAGGCTGCGGCTCGCGCCCGCCGTGCGGTACGTGCTGATGGCGCAGGCCGTGCTGGCGGCGCACCGCGCGGACCGGGCCGGGATGGAGGCCACGCTCGCCGCGTTCACCGAGTGGGACGGCGCCGGTTCGCAGGAGGAGCCGCTCGGCCTCGGACTCGCCCGCGCCTTCTGCGGACTCCTGGAGGAGGACCGGGACCTGGCCCGCGCCGAGCTGCGGACGCTGGTGGCGCTCGAAGCGGGCAACCCGTCCACGTACCACCTCAGCGGCACCCACGGCCTGGTGCTGCTGCTCGACGTGCTCGCCGGGGACGCCGACCGGGCCAGGCACGAGGAGGTCACCGCGACGGCCGTCGCCAGGATGCGCTGGAACCGGCAGTTCGTGCTGCTCAGCGACGCGGTGCTGCTGGGCCGCGAGGGGGCGGGGGCGCGGGCGGCCGCCGCGGTGGAGTCGGCGCTGACGGTGGCGGAGCCGTATCCGCTGGCCCAGCACCTGGGGCTGCGGCTGATCGCGGACGCGGCGCACCAGGACGGCTGGGGCGATCCGGTGGGCTGGCTGCGGCGGGCCGAACACTACTTCCACGAGCGGGACATCGCGGCCGTCTCGGGGGCCTGCCGGGCGGGGCTGCGCCGGCTCGGCGCCCCGGTGCACCAGCACCGCTCAGGTACCACCGGCATCCCGGAGGAGCTGCGCGCGCAGGGGGTGACGGTGCGGGAGTTCGAGGTGTTCCTGCTGCTCGCGGAGCGGCTCGGGAACAAGGACATCGCGGACCGGCTGTTCATCTCGCCGCGCACGGCGGAGAAGCACATCGCGAGCCTGATCACCAAGACGGGGGCGGCCAACCGCGCGGACCTGTGCGCGCGGTCGGCCGCCCTGCGGGCCGCCTGA
- a CDS encoding cytochrome P450, which translates to MTTEAPARTGSSALPQAPAPAVPGLTERHLLSADMVADPYDHLDALRDRAPVHWSPLHHAWLVTGYDQVMRCLRERAVSADRVRPLMDAVPQGAREDAERAFGILSRWMVFNDPPQHRRLRQVFQEAFAARAVARYRAFTEKATRAVLARKAVPGRAGDLMADVAKPLPALVFARWLGIPRTDAPSFWYWNARVADLVLGTAQEESEYRASLQALVSLEEYLGDLVERRRAEPGDDLISQVLGEGRVGESVSGTEFVGMLTQMAFAGGETTSNLIANTVLALHTRPDQLAAVRAEPDLAQGAVEETLRLDGPSKMSIRTAAQDLDLDGRTLRAGDRIFLVTAAANRDPARFPDPGRFDVHRSGATHLGFGFGAHFCIGAALARLVAVAAVRTLVVDHPGLTLDDPATLAWQPSLLNRSLTALPVRY; encoded by the coding sequence ATGACCACCGAAGCCCCCGCCCGCACCGGGTCCAGCGCCCTCCCGCAGGCCCCCGCCCCCGCCGTCCCCGGCCTCACCGAACGGCACCTGCTCTCCGCCGACATGGTCGCCGACCCCTACGACCACCTCGACGCGCTGCGCGACCGCGCCCCCGTCCACTGGAGCCCCCTGCACCACGCCTGGCTCGTCACCGGCTACGACCAGGTGATGCGCTGCCTGCGCGAGCGGGCCGTCTCCGCCGACCGGGTCAGGCCCCTCATGGACGCCGTCCCGCAGGGCGCCCGCGAGGACGCCGAGCGGGCCTTCGGCATCCTGTCCCGCTGGATGGTCTTCAACGACCCGCCGCAGCACCGCAGGCTCCGCCAGGTCTTCCAGGAGGCGTTCGCCGCCCGCGCGGTGGCCCGCTACCGCGCCTTCACCGAGAAGGCGACCCGGGCCGTCCTCGCCCGCAAGGCGGTGCCCGGCCGGGCGGGCGACCTGATGGCCGACGTCGCCAAGCCGCTGCCCGCCCTGGTGTTCGCCCGCTGGCTCGGCATCCCGCGCACCGACGCGCCGTCCTTCTGGTACTGGAACGCCCGGGTCGCCGACCTCGTCCTCGGCACCGCCCAGGAGGAGAGCGAGTACCGGGCCTCCCTCCAGGCCCTCGTCAGCCTGGAGGAGTACCTCGGCGACCTGGTCGAAAGGCGCCGCGCCGAACCCGGCGACGACCTGATCAGCCAGGTGCTCGGCGAGGGCCGGGTGGGGGAGTCGGTCAGCGGGACCGAGTTCGTCGGGATGCTCACCCAGATGGCCTTCGCCGGCGGCGAGACCACCAGCAACCTCATCGCCAACACCGTCCTCGCCCTGCACACCAGGCCCGATCAGCTCGCCGCCGTCCGAGCCGAACCCGACCTCGCCCAGGGCGCCGTGGAGGAGACCCTGCGCCTGGACGGCCCGTCCAAGATGTCGATCCGCACCGCCGCCCAGGACCTCGACCTCGACGGCCGCACCCTGCGCGCGGGTGACCGGATCTTCCTCGTCACCGCCGCCGCCAACCGCGACCCCGCCCGCTTCCCCGACCCCGGCCGGTTCGACGTCCACCGCTCGGGCGCCACCCACCTCGGCTTCGGCTTCGGCGCCCACTTCTGCATCGGCGCCGCCCTGGCCCGCCTGGTGGCGGTGGCCGCCGTCCGCACCCTGGTCGTCGACCACCCCGGCCTGACGCTCGACGACCCGGCCACGCTCGCCTGGCAGCCCTCGCTCCTCAACCGCAGCCTCACCGCCCTGCCCGTCCGCTACTGA